In Larimichthys crocea isolate SSNF chromosome XXII, L_crocea_2.0, whole genome shotgun sequence, the genomic stretch ACATTGGTCCACTGGCAGAGGATGCGGAGGACGCTGCAGCCAATCCTGATCCGCTCGGCTCGGAGATCGGCGCCGTCAGGACCCAACCCCTCACCAGCGCCCGCCGACCTGCATTTACATAAAGGagacaccccacacacacacatatacgccgGGGCGAAACGGTGGCGGCCGTAACAGACATGTTTGGACTTTTTGTCTccatttaattaataattcaattcaaattcaaaaaatTGGACACTCaagtaataaaatatgaaaacacatttaaaacccaAAGTCAGTGTCACTACatgaccactagatggcagtaaTACAACTACACGGGTTACTAATCAAGGAGACGTCCTGGAACgtgttaataaaacaaaaggaatAAAAGTAATTCATGTGAGTAGCAGAGTAACTCAATACACCAGTGTGACCTACTTGAAACACAAAGTCTGTGACTGCTTAATACTGGAACATACGTATGTCCACAGAAGCAAACATGTCTTTGATAATTGTTCAGACTTTGAGAGtacatttatttctttcctttgtcACTTGGACTCGGCCTTCTGACGAAACCTTCAGGAGTCACTCACTTCCTGTGTTCCTGGGCTCTCCTCGCTTGCATCCTCTCCTGGGGAACCATGGCCTCCTCTTTGATTGTGCTGGCTCTGCCCCTGAATCCTTCTCTACATGGAGGAGTAAATGAAGGAGCAGTGATTACTGTGTAACAGAGGTGTAAATGAGTGAGGCAGCTTGGGATACGTACCTCTCCGTCACAATCAAAATGGATGTGATTGGTCTCTGGATCAATGGTGGCCAGCGGCAGAGGAAAATCTGCCACCACACCTCGCTTCTCACGCAAACTGCTGAAAAGCAGACACGATCTGTGTTAGCACCTCAGCAAGACTGTAAGAGGTAAATCAGTTCAATCCATCAAACTGTGTCATACACACTGACTCACCTGCGTTTCCTCTCCTGCACTACCATGCGGGTCATGTTCTGGATACACTGAGCTCGGTAGTTTTCATAGTGTATCTCTTGCGTCACGTCTTTCAGATCCTGCATGTGCGTCCTCACCAGCATGTCCCTCAGCAGCAGGAAGTCAGAGTGAGCTGGGTCTTCCACTGACCAATGCAATGACAACATGTTACAGCAGCCGACTGGTTTTCATTTGTCACCAACAGCGATGTTTAAAACTGATAACATGAATGAACTGTTGTTCTGTGAGGTCAAAGTGGACCAAAACTATCCAGATGATGTGATTTGCATTACATATACCTTCTACCGGGCTCCAGGGATAGACACGAGCTCTGACCTTACGACCTTTAATCTCTGCCTGTACAGTACTCCCAATTACTGCAAAAGGAATGCTGTCCTGCataaagaagcaaaaacaatcaacctGTCAGCCTTAACAAGGACAATACGGCACATTTGTATCATGAGACATGAATGAGTTAACCACGGACCTTGAGCATCTGGTCCTGTTTCTGGAAGTCTTCGTCCTCATCTGAATCACACTCAGGAAACTGGTAGATGTTGATCCCAAACAGCTTGATCTCCTCTCTGATCTGTGAgtacatcaacacaaacaaacgttcTGTCTTGATGGAGATTGGACAGCCTTAACAGCTGAACTCTCCCCAAGGAATCCACAGAAACAGTGAGACTTTTAAACTAAACTATTGAGTTGCATTCTGAAAAGTCAGACTGTATGGGAGTGCAATGCTAATGGATGGCCCTGTGcttacattcagtgtgtgtgtgtgtatgtgcgcgtgtgtgttgATGATCTCTTACCTTCATCTTCTTTCTGCGAAGCTCTTCCTCTGTCATGCTGTCAGCTTTGGCCAGCACAGGTACTATGTTGACCTTTTCGTGCAGGGCCTTCATGTACTCCACATCTAGAGGTCGAAGACTGATGGGAGCAAATCATACATGTGCATTTATGTACGTACACAAATATGCCCAGCAGACATTGAGTGACTCTTTGAGGCTGCAGCAGTAACTGTTGCACTAGATCAATGTGCAGAATAAAACGTGCTGTTGGCGTACCCATGGCCAAATGGAGAGATGAAATAGAGGCAGCAGTGAACTCTGTTGTCCTGGATGTTCCTTCTGTTCAAGCCGCTCTCATCTCTAAAATActgctccagctgctgtgaTATGTAGTCTTCTATGGGCTTATAGCTGTTGCAAACACATAGAATCTCTGTGAgtgaaacaacaacatgaataGAGAACTGACAGATTATTATGTCAgctatttcaaaataaaagcatattatATAAAGGCAGAGGAGCGCTTCAGTGACAGACTTCTGTTCCTACCCTGCTCCACCAACACACTTAAGAACGCTTTCATCATTTGAACTCAGATTTATGTCATGTGTCTGGGTTAGCTGTCTTTGAGTTTGCAGTAGGAGCACAACACTGAGGCGATGTTGATGACCTCACCATTCTGTGTTGTTGATGGCGTCTCC encodes the following:
- the LOC113744319 gene encoding septin-4-like isoform X2, with the translated sequence MDCPLSPASRPQSPWSRFNPYDSPEDREKEYVGFATLPNQVHRKSVKKGFAFTLMVAGESGLGKSTLINSLFLTDLYKDRKVPNAQERIDQTVDIVKHTVSIEEKGIRLRLTIIDTPGFGDAINNTECYKPIEDYISQQLEQYFRDESGLNRRNIQDNRVHCCLYFISPFGHGLRPLDVEYMKALHEKVNIVPVLAKADSMTEEELRRKKMKIREEIKLFGINIYQFPECDSDEDEDFQKQDQMLKDSIPFAVIGSTVQAEIKGRKVRARVYPWSPVEVEDPAHSDFLLLRDMLVRTHMQDLKDVTQEIHYENYRAQCIQNMTRMVVQERKRSSLREKRGVVADFPLPLATIDPETNHIHFDCDGERRIQGQSQHNQRGGHGSPGEDASEESPGTQEVGGRW
- the LOC113744319 gene encoding septin-5-like isoform X1, with amino-acid sequence MQSLNRKEKMSEFKERVASCSECPHRSGWAAINELSSLSIEDQKDTHFPYAMRDLPPIPQPGEERHAPCHQPPVNRETVGTGTVPNERLPSLPGTPPPPSAITYHAPDSPTVPPRPNCARWDAEFQPVLLRRQLVSQVSMDCPLSPASRPQSPWSRFNPYDSPEDREKEYVGFATLPNQVHRKSVKKGFAFTLMVAGESGLGKSTLINSLFLTDLYKDRKVPNAQERIDQTVDIVKHTVSIEEKGIRLRLTIIDTPGFGDAINNTECYKPIEDYISQQLEQYFRDESGLNRRNIQDNRVHCCLYFISPFGHGLRPLDVEYMKALHEKVNIVPVLAKADSMTEEELRRKKMKIREEIKLFGINIYQFPECDSDEDEDFQKQDQMLKDSIPFAVIGSTVQAEIKGRKVRARVYPWSPVEVEDPAHSDFLLLRDMLVRTHMQDLKDVTQEIHYENYRAQCIQNMTRMVVQERKRSSLREKRGVVADFPLPLATIDPETNHIHFDCDGERRIQGQSQHNQRGGHGSPGEDASEESPGTQEVGGRW